Proteins from a genomic interval of Paenibacillus lentus:
- a CDS encoding ATP-binding protein encodes MHRDYIPRLVVKELVDNALDISGSCELHKTDQNSFVVADHGDGINPDLIETYFSINRPMVSSKLLRLPSRGALGNGLRVVTGAVISTGGNLLVSTYQKTYALTFNEDGTTTKRHVADWNGLGTKIEINLGSIQITEQDLAWGKAAIRMANVSHNKSFKGKTSPFWYTSEAFYEVCNAAQIDLISLAAYFHKTDKSTQSHIESFFDANPLSNELSFEQTKHLLDILRSGNSHVKANSLGQAGNFAHGGSYKKLTGSFASLKDVKFPERYDCALITSKGFANRAVKDVFDLLGETDEEITFFCVHDALQPGQ; translated from the coding sequence GTGCATCGAGACTATATTCCAAGGCTTGTTGTCAAGGAACTCGTAGATAACGCACTGGATATTTCGGGGAGCTGTGAACTTCATAAAACCGACCAAAATAGCTTTGTTGTTGCTGATCATGGAGACGGAATTAATCCTGACCTTATTGAGACATACTTCTCCATTAACCGACCTATGGTTTCAAGCAAGCTACTAAGGCTGCCTAGTCGGGGGGCTTTAGGGAATGGGCTTCGTGTAGTGACAGGAGCCGTCATCTCAACCGGAGGGAATTTACTAGTCTCTACGTATCAGAAAACCTATGCCTTGACTTTTAACGAGGATGGAACCACTACCAAACGGCATGTCGCTGATTGGAATGGATTAGGCACGAAAATAGAAATTAATCTGGGGTCTATACAAATTACTGAACAGGATTTGGCGTGGGGAAAAGCTGCTATACGAATGGCAAACGTAAGTCATAATAAATCTTTTAAGGGAAAAACGTCGCCGTTTTGGTATACGTCTGAAGCATTTTATGAAGTATGTAATGCTGCTCAAATTGATTTAATATCTCTGGCTGCTTATTTTCATAAGACAGATAAAAGCACCCAGAGTCATATTGAAAGTTTTTTTGATGCTAACCCATTATCAAATGAACTGTCATTTGAGCAGACGAAGCACCTACTTGATATTTTAAGAAGTGGGAATTCACATGTGAAGGCTAATTCTTTAGGTCAAGCTGGTAATTTTGCACACGGAGGCTCGTACAAGAAACTAACAGGTTCTTTTGCTTCTTTGAAGGATGTAAAGTTTCCAGAGAGATACGATTGCGCATTGATTACCTCCAAAGGATTTGCGAATCGTGCAGTTAAAGACGTTTTTGACTTATTGGGGGAAACGGATGAGGAAATTACGTTTTTCTGCGTCCATGATGCCTTGCAGCCGGGACAATGA
- a CDS encoding JAB domain-containing protein, which produces MLNDFMVKEAQLSALPPRRRRQAEKLMELIRRVIEGEKDYYVRKPDDVFQAVAADIVGLDKEHFMILVLNTKNRILSKEVISIGTLNSAIVHPREVFKPAIIKGAASIICVHNHPSGDPTPSPEDIGLTKRLVNAGEILGIRQGCIETIFQGLLSRNS; this is translated from the coding sequence ATGCTGAATGATTTTATGGTTAAGGAAGCTCAATTAAGTGCTTTGCCACCTAGAAGACGTAGACAAGCAGAAAAATTGATGGAACTAATTAGAAGAGTAATAGAGGGCGAGAAAGATTACTATGTCCGTAAACCAGATGATGTTTTTCAGGCGGTAGCTGCCGATATAGTCGGATTAGATAAGGAGCATTTCATGATCCTTGTCTTAAACACAAAAAATCGAATTTTGTCTAAAGAGGTTATCTCCATAGGTACTTTAAATTCTGCAATCGTACATCCTCGTGAAGTCTTCAAGCCTGCGATTATTAAAGGGGCCGCATCCATCATTTGTGTTCATAACCATCCTTCGGGCGATCCTACTCCAAGTCCTGAAGATATTGGGTTGACCAAAAGGTTAGTAAATGCTGGTGAGATTCTTGGTATAAGGCAGGGGTGCATCGAGACTATATTCCAAGGCTTGTTGTCAAGGAACTCGTAG